The following proteins are co-located in the Panthera uncia isolate 11264 chromosome F1, Puncia_PCG_1.0, whole genome shotgun sequence genome:
- the GREM2 gene encoding gremlin-2 isoform X2: MFWKLSLSLCLVAVLVKAAEARKNRPAGAIPSPYKDGSSNHSERWQHQIKEVLASSQEALVVTERKYLKSDWCKTQPLRQTVSEEGCRSRTILNRFCYGQCNSFYIPRHVRKEEESFQSCAFCKPQRVTSVLVELECPGLDPPFRLKKIQKVKQCRCMSVNLSDSDKQ, encoded by the coding sequence ATGTTCTGGAAGCTCTCCCTGTCCTTGTGCCTGGTGGCCGTGCTGGTGAAGGCGGCGGAGGCCCGGAAGAACCGGCCGGCGGGCGCCATCCCCTCGCCCTACAAGGACGGCAGCAGCAACCACTCGGAGAGATGGCAGCACCAGATCAAGGAGGTGTTGGCCTCCAGCCAGGAGGCCCTGGTGGTCACCGAGCGCAAGTACCTCAAGAGTGACTGGTGCAAGACGCAGCCGCTGCGGCAGACGGTGAGCGAGGAGGGCTGCCGCAGCCGCACGATCCTCAACCGCTTCTGCTACGGTCAGTGCAACTCCTTCTACATCCCGCGCCACGTCCGCAAGGAGGAGGAGTCCTTCCAGTCGTGCGCCTTCTGCAAGCCCCAGCGCGTCACCTCGGTCCTGGTGGAGCTCGAATGTCCCGGGCTGGACCCTCCCTTCCGACTCAAAAAGATCCAGAAGGTGAAGCAGTGTCGGTGCATGTCGGTGAACCTGAGCGACTCGGACAAGCAGTGA
- the GREM2 gene encoding gremlin-2 isoform X1, with product MAEGEISLKVLTCLRGKTGMFWKLSLSLCLVAVLVKAAEARKNRPAGAIPSPYKDGSSNHSERWQHQIKEVLASSQEALVVTERKYLKSDWCKTQPLRQTVSEEGCRSRTILNRFCYGQCNSFYIPRHVRKEEESFQSCAFCKPQRVTSVLVELECPGLDPPFRLKKIQKVKQCRCMSVNLSDSDKQ from the coding sequence GATGTTCTGGAAGCTCTCCCTGTCCTTGTGCCTGGTGGCCGTGCTGGTGAAGGCGGCGGAGGCCCGGAAGAACCGGCCGGCGGGCGCCATCCCCTCGCCCTACAAGGACGGCAGCAGCAACCACTCGGAGAGATGGCAGCACCAGATCAAGGAGGTGTTGGCCTCCAGCCAGGAGGCCCTGGTGGTCACCGAGCGCAAGTACCTCAAGAGTGACTGGTGCAAGACGCAGCCGCTGCGGCAGACGGTGAGCGAGGAGGGCTGCCGCAGCCGCACGATCCTCAACCGCTTCTGCTACGGTCAGTGCAACTCCTTCTACATCCCGCGCCACGTCCGCAAGGAGGAGGAGTCCTTCCAGTCGTGCGCCTTCTGCAAGCCCCAGCGCGTCACCTCGGTCCTGGTGGAGCTCGAATGTCCCGGGCTGGACCCTCCCTTCCGACTCAAAAAGATCCAGAAGGTGAAGCAGTGTCGGTGCATGTCGGTGAACCTGAGCGACTCGGACAAGCAGTGA